ggccaaaactatgttaggattggcgtggtaaagttttaggtcgatcgggggtcgtttggcgcataaaatgataggttacagagaGGTTTAGGGATCGAGCGGGGGTTCAAgggcctttttgtaaatatttttgagggGCAAGGGCTTTGttgtaatttttgaaaacatcgGGGACACTCTGAAAAAGTGTAGGGGTATAATTGAAATTGTGCTtttatggtggaagggtttatttgcGAATATAATAAAGGGCAgggatttatttgcaaaaaggtAAAAGAGTGGAAGGGCTCTTTATAGAATAGAGGAAAGGgaagggggttttgggcaaaatagCCCTTCTTCAACCTCTCTCCCGTTCCTCTCCCGTGAAACAGAGAAGGGGGTGTCtggggcgccggcggtggccgatTCCGTCGTcccagggcacggcggcggcctggaggaggggaaagagagagagggtgacGAGGAGAAGTGATTTCCACCTCTCGATTCGGGTGGTGGTGGCCTGGAGAGGCGGCGCCAAGGTGGAGGGCGGCGACCGGCTCTGACCGGCGCGACGGCGACGCTGCGGGgcttggcggcggccagggctagGGGCAACGcggagaggaggccgagggggTTCCCATCCCCTACCCACCTCGAGCAGGAGCAGCCTGTAGAGGCGCACCCACGGTGGACGGCGGAGGCGAGCAGAGCAgcttgcggcggcgctcgggggcttGGGGAGAGCTGCGCAGTGATGGAGGTGGTTTGTGGTGGTGATGAGCGACGCGAGGGGCTTCTTATAGACCAGGGAAGGCGGTGGAGAGGGCGAGGCGGTGGTTGCGGCCGGCGAGCCTTgcgggcgccattaatggcgtttgGGGCCAGCTCGGCGCTGCGCTGCTCGAGCGTCGAGGCGAGCTGTGGGGTGTGGTGGCGCGTAGCGGGGACGAGACATCTCGGGCAGGTGTGAGCAGCAGCAGTGGCGAGCACAGgggggtggcagcggcggcgtgcggcgtgcgcgcgcgtgcgctGGCGCGCGGGCAGAGCTCGTGGCGGCGCTGTTGCtaggcgacgggcggcgcggcgaacgcACGTGGGTGCGGTGCTTGGCGTGCGTGGGCGGGGCCGGGAGCAGAGGCGAGTGGGAtcggggcggccggcgagcggcacggccaAACGGTGCGCATGCGCGCGGCGAgggcagagggcggcagcggcggtgctcgcgCGCGTGTGTGTGCGCGGGCCGCGCGTGAGGTCGGCCGGGGGGGCGCGTGCAGGAACGGCGTGCGGGCGTGGCCGAGCTTGGCGGGGTGCGCGGGCTGGGCAAGCGCGAGGGGGAGAGCGGCAGAGGGGGGGAGGAAGGTGAGGGGGAgaggaaaaaaaggagaaagggaaaagaaaatggaaaaagaaaaggaaaaatgaaaaatgaaaaatgaaaaagaaaaagggggagagagagagaagagagagagaggagagactcgcgccggcgctgatcgcggcgacgaccgcagggccggtcggccacgctcAGCGGTCGCGTGCGCGCGGTCGAGGCCACAGGGAAAGGGGTCAGGGGGTTGGAAATCTGACGTTTGGAACAGAGAAAAATTTCggaattagggttcagggttttaggcggattttgagctcaacgatgaaaagttttttggaaaaataatttagcgcgtgatttaattttgtTAGATTTTCATGATGTCACACCCGCCCCTGTAAATGTCCGCATTTATAAGGCGGCGTCTACCTCATCGTCTTTCTGCTCTCTGTTTCAGATCGACCAGCACCAAGAACAGAGGAAGCTCGCTCGATCTCTAATGCTGCTGTTGGGGCGTGGCTTGTGGGAGCAGACAAGGAAGGTGGGTGATGAGTCCAATGCCGCTGCATAATCTCACAGGCGGCCACCGGTGAGCGCATCAAAGGTGCaagtttgataaaaaaaaatcaggtaAATGAATATGCTTTTTCAATGTGTATGTTTATTTGCGAGATTATATGTTCAAATAGTTTCTAACAAGATGTAGATCTTTAGACACTATAGTTGGATCTTGACCGGCTTTTCAAGGTAGATGTTGGAAGGATTTTAGGATACATGCATCTAAATGAAGAAATGATTAAAACAAGTATCATATTTATTTCATGCTTATATGTTCATGCACATTTCATGTGTACATGTTCATGGATTAAAACAAATAGGGGTGAATATGTGTTGAAGTATGTATATAGAACGTGGAAATTGATATCTTGAGCTAAATATCATGCACATTTCATGCTTACATGTTCCTGCAAAATATGTAATTTGATTTACTTATGTGAAATGACATGATTCAATCTTGAACAGTTATACTAACCAACAATGTGGCTGCCTATTTTTAGAAATATGGGCAAATGACCTGTGGTCAAATGGTTGCTAATTTATTGTCAACCTTGCCTTGTTGTTAGCTTGATGAAATGAATAAAAtatgagttgttgaacatttaTATGCATTGCTATTAGTTCAGAGTGAAGACATAATTTTCACTTGTGGTAGTAACAAGATAAAAGGCTTGCTATCATTATAAATATGGGCAAATCATTGTTGATGTCAGTACAATGAACATGTAAATTGAATTCCTAGGCCCAATGTGGTGGAAATTAGTTACATTGTATCGAATTTCGACTCCTTGTATTAACACTATATAATGTACTACATTTTATGTAATAGATGGATAGAGCATGGATGTACAACACATCAAGAATTGATCCAAGCTTCATCGCTCAAGTTTCTACTTTTATTGAGATTGCAAAGAAGAATGCGGATATGGAGAAAGCAACTGGAATACGATGTCCTTGCATCGATTGCAGGAATGAGAGTGTAGGAAAAGATCGATGACATCAGCGAACATTTGATTACTCGGGGTTTCGTAGAAAACTACATGACTTGGTTTCACCATGGTGAGGGTGGTGGTCATCGCGAAGAGGAAGTTGCTTATGAACATGAGGTTGGTAGTGGTGAGGAGAGTGGCGGATATGAGTTTTCTCATGCGTATGGTACACCACACATGAGTGAAGAGGCAACacaagcagaagaagaagaagatgttcTGATGGCAGGCGGTGAGTTGGATGAAATGTTGCGTCACGTAGAACCGCAAGTGTTAGCTGCCAGCGCGAAAGGGCTAGAAAATTTTGAGACAGTTAAAAAGGAAGCAAGGGAGCTTTTATATGAAGAATCCAAGGGTTGTGACAAAGAGTACAACATGTTACGTTCGGTCCTTGAACTCTTAAGGATAAAGGCTAGACATGGTTGGTCCGACGCTAGTTTTAATGACATGTTGGCTCTCCTAACGGACCTCCTACCAAGGCCTAATAAGTTGCCCGCCAACACATATCGGGCGAAGAAGGTGATTTGTCCTCTTACACTGGGAGTTCAAAAAATTCATGCATGCCCGAATCATTGCATCTTGTACAGAAAAGAGTTTGCATCCCTAGATAGGTGCCCAACATAGaaacattaaaaaaaaatcgCTAAAATGTGTTCATCTATTTATTGGAAACACACACTAGCTACTTTGGACAAAATCTTAAGTGCAAACATCTATAGAACCAATGAACCACACACTGCTACATTACTGAAAGTAGTTTCAGTTTTTAGCATGGTGCTAAAGGCACTCATCCGGCTTCAAATCTTGTGGCCCCAATTTACATGCGCACAACACAAGTGCTTATCCGGATGGAGAGGTACATGAATTTTGCCGTTGGCCTCAGATATGCAAGGGACATGCATGTATATCTGAGATTGGGAGTGATTTTGTTGAACCAAATTTATACTGTATATGGTATTTGGGATACATTTCCATCCAATCAATTTCTAGCATAATGAGATTGGGAGTGATTTCCACCAACCAGCAGCTACATGCAGGGCAACGCGTGCCAATAGTAAAGCCGGCGTTCCTCATTGGTCAAGAACCGCAGGCAACGGATGGAGCAAAGCAAGAACCCTAGCGCCCGAGAGAAGAGGGCAACGAAGACAAGGACAACTCGGCGAGAAGCTGGCGGAGAGCGTGGACGTTGGATGGAAATCGGTCGCCCCTCATTTTGTGCCGTTGCCTCCTCTCACAACACGTCTCGTAGTCGCAcccacctccccccccccccccccccgggcggCGGTTCCGGACCTACAAGGGTCAGTGGGCCAAGGACGGGGAAGAAAAGCCCGGTTTGGCCAATTTCAGGTCCAGATCTGACTTCCAAACCAGGCAGCGGAAGAGGCCACGTTCCGGGCCGTTCTAGGACAAAACCAACGAGGGGAGTAGCATGAGTTTGCAGTATATTGATCTGTGTCCAGTGCAATGTTCATGCTTAACACATGAGTGTTTCTGGGACCATCTTAGTTCAATTGCAGAACAAACTGACGATGAAGGTGTCTGGGTGGCCCTAAACCTGAAGTGTGCACGTTCTTTCATCGGCATTAATTAAGAAGGAAGTTTCAAATTGCATGATCCTGGCATCTAGTTCTAGGTCTACTAAGGTTGCTAATTCTCCAGTACAACAGTACACGGACATATAAGCTATGCAGCTAGCAACAATTAGTCTGGGACCAGAGAGTAGTTCCCTTCTTCTTACTGTCTTATGTGCAATGTGTTTAATTGGTCCTACTGACCGGGAAGAGGATAAAGGTTCTTAAGTCAATCTCTATGAATATAGAAATTTAACTGCAGCGTAAAATCCCCAAGCTGGCCCTAGGAGCTGGTTCCCGCCCAACCTAGAAACAGCCGATGAGCGGAACCGGAACGAGGCAGCAGTCTGATCTGAGTGGGCAGCGAAAGTTACCGGCTGTTGGGGGCCAGGGCAGTGGAGTGGGAAAGTAGGAAAGATATGCAAAATCAGCACATTCGATTGGTATTCAAACAGCTAAGGATGTGCAAAATATAGCATTAGAAAGTAGGAAAGAGAAATACGATATTAATAGTTCAAGCAACTAATATTATGAAGATGAGATGCGAACTAGAATAAGCCTAAGCTAAACTTGTGGCCTAGCCAGTACTAGACAACAACTGTGAACTTAAAGTTACAATTTGATCATATAAGCGTACCTCTTCTCCTTGATACTTAAAGTTACAATTTGATCATATAAGCGTACCTCTTCTCCTTGATCGCATCTTTTACAAAGATATCGAGTTTATTCCTTTTTATAAGGAAATCAATATCAGTCTTCTTTTGTGTGGACGTCATTTCTTGCACACACAGCCTTATGGACATGCCTGCCACAGTTTTTTCCAAATAGTCATGTTTCAAAATACCTTCAATTAAAGTATTATCATCTTCATTCAACTCTAGCCAATCATCTTTATGAACTTGGTGAGAAAGAATCCCGATATGTTGTATTTCTTGCACAGCTAAAAACAGATTGTCATGAGCTCTTTGTGCAGACCCAAAAGAGTAGGTGGATAGGATTTGCATGCCACCAGGATTATAATCCACAAGGCAATAGAATTTTATTTTGGGCACATATTCTCTGATTTTGCCAAGAGCAATCCTTGTAGCCACGTCAGGCTGACCCTTCGCCGTCACCGAGACACATTTCTCCAGCTATGGAAACTGTTTGCCAGTTAGATAATGGAAGGCAGTTTCCTTCTCTATCACAATGATACATTCGATAtcctccccaacctctacaGATGTTACAAGATCAGCTTCACTTGGAATCAATGTTTAAAATAGCGGGCTAAAGCATTTAGCGGTTAGTGTTTGTATAGGCTAAGAAAGGCTATAGCGAGTTATAACCTAGCTAACCGATTTAGCAGTTGTGTAAATGCAATGTGTGGATAAATTGATGACTCTAATCAACTCTATACGGGAACTCAATTCTTTATTCATCGTAAATTAATATAACACAAGACCGTTGCACTCTTTATGTAGCTATCGTACCATGACACTACTAAACTACATGACAACCATGCCATCTCCTACTTAAGACCTCTTATGATATGGTATGGCAAGAGGGGAGGGAAGCACCCCTATTTGTAGGACTACATGGCTCATATGGTTTTGCCATGTGTTCATCTTCTACACACttctttacaaaatatctaacttCAGAATTTTCCTCGTACTTATCTAACCATACAAGtatctaatttctagagtattcATATTTTACCATGAAGCATGGTAACCATGATTCAAGTatactctctaatcttctagaagcttctcACAATTATACATTTCTACTTCAACACCATGCATAAATCTATGAGTAATTTTTCATATAAAcatgaaatcaagaaaatttCATATACTGAAGTACTCCTGGGCTTCATTCTCTTGTTACAACATTGAAGAAATACTAAATTTTATAAATGACGAAGCTCAATAttaaactaacaataaatagAAATTAGTTATATGATTTAGCTAGCTAAATAAACCTTAATTTAGCGGCTATAGCGGGATATAGCCGGCTATTAGCAGATTTAGCATTTCAAAGCTAAGAGATAAATATTTTAGCTTTTTCTTCTTTCAAAAGCTATAGCAAGCTATAGCGGTGGCTATAGCCGGATATTTAGAACCTTGCTTGGAATTTGAATTCCATATGCGCCACCAAGATTCCCATCAACGATGAGCCCATCTTCAGTATACAGCTTGATGTCTCCCTTTAATGACCCTTTCGGTGCCGCTCTGAACTTGAGGGATTCCCGAGAAACTCGCAACATTATAGAAATTTCCAATAATGCTAAGGAGAACCTTCTCTGCAATTCCTTTTCTTTCAAATTTGGTTCGTCAACATCCTTTTTGCACATGTAGTGCAAAACGTTTTCCCTCAAACCACTGATATTGGAATCCTACAGAATATTTGCAATAACATCCAGGATAACTTTCATCCTTCTACCTTTTGCTTCACCACATCTGGAACCACCGAAACTGGCGCGGCACAATTGGCCTAAAGCCTCATTAAAAACATAAGCTTCTTTTCCTTCTGTCCTCCTCTTTGCTGAGACGAAATATCCTCGTTTTTCAAACAGTGCTTGTACTCTTTTCACCCTCCTCAGTGCCACCTCATGTAGGACCCCTTCAGCAATTACGAAGTCTTTCCTGAGTTTCTTCCTCTCCTTAATATCGATCCCGAACTTCTTTAAAGTTCGTAAAGTGTCGAACTCAGGGCTGCACcaatgcagaaataaattcagatggcaTGTGGTATACACATTCAATTCAATAAAATGTCAGCACGAAGAAAATGCAATACCTTGCATCATCCGGGTAGATAGATCCATCACTCAATTCAAACTCACTAATTGTGGCACGAGCGAAGAAACCAGAGATGTCATGGTAGAATGATTTATCCACATCATCAGACACATCAGACTCTAGTTCTGGATCAAAGTCGGGATCTTTTGGATCTTCGTAATCATCTTCTTCAGACAAGGACTCCTGCTCAGAATCATCATAATAATCATCTTCTTTTTCAGACAAGACATCATCTAGTTTTTCTTCATCTTCAGTGTAGTAATCATCTGAATATTTTCagagaacaaaaaaaatcaattagTATATAGTAGAAATCAAAATTATTGGAAGAGGTAAGACATACCCAAATCAAAGGGTCTAGGTGTCAAATCAGTATTAATCAAAATTATTGGAAGAGGTAAGACATACCAAAATCAAAGGGTCTAGGTGTCAAATCAGTATTTTTCTTGGAAGGCTTCTTCTTTATCAGCTTCCTAGGCACTGAAGTCCCTCCCCCCTTTGATATCAATCGTGGAGGTGTTTGAAACTCCGCTGGATCATAATCTATCAGGGTGAATGTACGATGTTCTGCATGTTTGCTCATGTGCTTATCTGATTCCTATAAGAGAATACAATATGTTAGCTCAATTCATCATCAGATTTTGGATTATAATGCATTAACATGCTCAAAACTTACACTGCGCAAAGAGAATTGTTCTTTACACATATCACACTTGAGGTCATGTTGATCTCTCATAGACGAAAATGTTCCCTCATGTGCGGTGATTTCATGATGATCAAAGATTTCGGCGACATCCCTCAATAGGATGCCACACTCattacaaaagaaagataacaGAATGTCCTGCATAGTCAAACCAACCGCAAAATATTTTCAGTTGCTTGAAAAGCAAGGTAACTTAAATCCATACCTTATTTTCAGTTGCTTGAAAAGCAAGGTAAAATATTACAACTTAAATCCATACCTTTTCTCCATCCCCTTTATCCTCCCCACCCGATGGCCCTGCCATCCCAAGCTGCCTCAAAGGACTGCACAAAATTAACACTGTAATAAATAAACAGAATAAAGGACTGCACAAAATTAACGCTGTAATAAATAAACAGAATACCAGGTTTAAAAGGGAAAAAACTTATACAAATTACACTAAGATCTAATTTCAGTTATCAGTATCAGCTTCTTAAAAGTTACTTAGAAAAGGAATCCATCTTTGAGTGGGGAAGCAAGAGCTGGGGCTGCTTAGTAACACAAGCCGATCTACACTGCAAGCCGGTCTGGACAGATTTTGATGCCTCCGCAGCCGTAAAAATCTATACTCTAATGCAGTGGCTGTAAAAATTCTCTCTCTCGCATATTTTTGCATTGTGGTTGTCTATTTCAACCAACTTTGAGTGGAAGGCAGGATCTCTTTAGATGCGGTGCATAGGGGATGCatggaagtttttttttgttgccattaacttcaaaatttcaaagagaGAGATTCTAGGGTGGTTGTTACTTTCATGAAAGACGCCTCACGCGAGAAAGATTTCAGGGAGGAATTTATGGGTGCATTAGTTGAGTTGCTATCCATTTTGGTGGATTCGTATGCATTGATATCTGAAATTTATTTGCATGTGATtgattcaaatttttacacttTCATAGTGGGATACGCCTGAGAGTAATTAACATACAAACAAGGAATAATTATGCATAACACAAAGTAATTTGACTCAATATATTTTATAGACTACCGAGCAAGGAGTAATTAGTCATAGAAACTTGAAATGCATAGTCGTAGATGTTTGTGAATGTAAatagaattatgaaaaattGTTTGTTGTTATACAAGGTTACTCCTCAAGTCTCTAAAATTTTATTCCTTGTGTATTTGACCAATTATTCCTTGGAAGCattttctttattctttgtGAGTAATATTCAATTCTCAACAATCCACAAGAAGTAATTTTTTGGGGGTAAGTAATATTCATTtctttattttaaatttatttttgcaAATCTGCAATGCCTTTAAGTAATTTTTAAAACTTAGAGTAGTGTTTTAACAAGGAATTGACCATAATAATcttgtttaacttcaaaattACTGATTGCACCACCAAACAAGAAGTAATATTTTGCCATACTAGATATAGTAATTTTCCATTTTATATGAGTACAGTTAGGAGTAATATTCCATAGTGCACACAAAGGAGTATGCATAGCATACAAAGGAGTAAACATAGTGCACACATGTGCTAAACATAGTGCACACAAAAGAAGTAAATTTCATTGGCAAGTTGAGTAATTATCATTTGAAATATTACTTATTGATAATTTGGAAATTCCATTGTCGTGTTCAAAATAACCATAATAAGATGGTGTAAAAATTGTGTGTATAAGGAGTAAATATCTTAGAAGCGTAGATAGAAGACTTAGTAGCATAGCATGGAGTAATAATTGATTGTTTGGAATATTAATAAGTGATAATAAAAAATCACAGAATCAAATATGGTGAAATCTGAATCCGCGCACAAGTAAACAACTGCATAAGTCTTGAATCCTCTACGAAAGCCAAATCATGTTCTTCGTACATAGTTGACCTTAGCACGGACAAAAACTAATATGGCAAGCAGTGATGCTAAAAATAAAAGAACAAAGCCTATCTAATTGCTCTTAGTCGTAGATGCACCCTCCGGGATCGAGCTAGAACCGAAAGCATCTCTTCCTTTTGCAGCTCCATCTTCCAATGGGAACTGATGATTTTGTCATTGTTGAGGCACAATCGGAAGGCTTCATAATCGGGAAGCACCTCTCCATCACCACTTCCCTTCTTCAACTAGGAACCTGATCACCATACTCCATGCTCAGCACATGctgctgtagcgaaaatggcctctcatgccatatttcaatatattgttttggcgattgatgacacacacaacacttggactaatatgattgttaagatgatcattctcagacttttaggttcaagtgatgacaaagagaagataggcaaagttaggcccgaagggccgcccctcgcgggtctcagggcagcgccctgaaagctcttcgatcggtagcaccggaagaaccgacgcatgagcatcggtgcatccgatggttgtcggaagaaccgacgccatggtattttggtgcagaagggaatcgaagctaagtcagcttataggcaccggatgaaccgatggttcaaaaaggggcgtcggtgcattgggcatactatgtcccagagacgatgtcaagcgcccaggagaagattcttcagcaccggttgaactggtgatgcatcggagcaaagcaccggtgtaatgacgtcagcaaatagtgcgtcagaagctcaatggctacttcgggtctgagagtgaccggatgaaccgacgctaccccaggcagaggcatcggttcatccgatgatacgcagattttctgctgaccgttggagcaacagcTACatgacttggtggcctatatatacgcctcaccccggccatttgaagcttgctggagttgctgaacatcccacacacaccaaagaacatctccaagccatacaagagcatcaagatcatatcattATCTTTTAGCACTatcttgtaaagtgtgagtgctagaacagctcttagtgagtgagattgcaaggccttgaacctttgtgctgtggttctctagtgaaccaaacaagagcttggtgcgccggcctccttggagctgcgaagctcgccggcaacgtcatcgaccctccgacttggtgtggagcggcgacgacatctttgtgcgggggacgtggagactccatcctttgtggagaagctccttagtggaacccggggccaaggtgaccgtgattgtgttcacggaaaagacttggtggccgagtagcaatactcttagtgagtgctacaacaacgtggatgtagatgtgcctttgtggctaaccgaaccacaggataaacacccgcgtcaagagtttgctatctcctatcccgctctttaagcttccgcatttaatacttgcaacctttgtgcctttactttcatagaatagtttcttgttaggaaagtttatagggtgcataactcttttgggataggggtttcacactagaacaacctagttgcacatctagatagcttgaattagtttaagttttgtgtaaactggttggagccatatgtcaagattttttattagtacctaattcaccccctcccccttttaGACTAGaacacccgatcactttcagctgCTAGGGGCATGGGCCGAGAGCACGATGGCTAAAGTCCGGCCATCACCGTGCGCCGTGCACAGTCCCGCGAGGGACGTCATGCGGTGCCGGCCCGAAAAGAGCCATCGTCGATGTTCTCTGGGACGGCGCTGTGGAGTGTGCTGGTGCGGAGGTCAAGCACCTCAAGCGCGGCGAAGACGGTGAGATGCTACGGGGATGGGGCTGTCGATGGTTGATGACAATAATGGGTATGGTGGTCTCCGCAGAACGAGGGATCCTGATGGGATTTGCATATATAAAGGGATTCTAGACAGTTAAACCCCGTCAACAATTAATTCGGCCACCCATACGTGAAATCAAGACTCAGCCAGGTAGATATTTATGTCGTCAATTGATTTTAGCCAATTTATTGCATGCATTATCTCCTTATTGTGTGGTCCGGTTGGGCGCGATTTCGGGAGGGCGCAATTCCCGAGATTTGAACAGTCCCGTGGTGCTTAAATAGATTCTTGTTGTACCGTAAAAGGAAGGCAGATTATTATAGGAACCTCTAATTAGCAATTGCACTGATTGCGTTTGGTGGTAATAATTATGGCCAGCGTGGTTACGAAATTTACTCACCGGTGCTCGCCGGAGCGAGGCAATCGCCGCCAGGGCGTTGAATATTATTCAACACCCTGTGTGTTAaataaactatatatatatatagtaaagAAGGAAGCATGCAGGAGAAGCGTCATCGAGCCAATGAAATGGTAAAATGAATTGTAAGCCATCTCCATGGAGTTGGGTTCCGAACAAATGATACAGAGATATGATGTAGCAGGCTCTCAATGCAATTTGATACACATAGATCGACTCATGTTTTTCAATTTGTGAGCCAGAGCTGGCAAATACAGGTTTCAGAGTGGGGACATGCAATGCAACCCAGGGATACAAATATATTGTCTATTGTATAACAATGCTTAGCTACTctagtcgccatcggcgatgaaGAATCTGATGATCTGAGCCCAATAATCAACGAACAatacacatatatatgtgtgtatgatTGAATTAGATCGATCAGGATCCCATCCCTTGCTTGAATCAACGAACaatacacatatatatgtattgACTATATATAATAACAATGCTTAGCTACCCAACCTGCTTGGTGGGTGATGATGAATATAAATGATCTCAAGAATCTGATGATCCGACCGATGAGCTGGATAGCCCAATAATCAACGAACAAtacatgcatatatatgtgtgcGCTTGAATATAATTAGATCAGGATCCCAtcccttgcttgcttgcttgctttgctgctgaaattatttgactAACTTTTCTATGCTACCTAAATCGATCTACCAGGATGTAATTATTAATTCCGTACGTATAAATCCTTGCCTTGTGCATGCTTAAACTTGAGGTCGTCGTAATATAATATTAATTTCCAGCTGCATGCAGATGGAACGAATCACTAGTTTTGCTTATGGCCGTTTTGGGTGTTGATCAAGCAAGGTGTGGTCAGTTTGGTAGTAGACGACATCCCCGTGGTCGCTGACAAAGTGATCCACTCTGAGACTCCTGAGGAGCACGCCAAAGAGGTGAAGTGGCAGCGGCCCTGCGGACTTCTGGGGCTCCCGGTAGTATCTGCCCAGCACCGGCCTCGCAGCCTTGGTCTGTCGTTATTATTATGAagttttcaaatttcaattttttatatataaataaaaagtacaagaagaaagaagaagcgCATGCTTACTGCTTCTACGAGATGGTAGTGCGGGATCTGC
The genomic region above belongs to Panicum virgatum strain AP13 chromosome 8N, P.virgatum_v5, whole genome shotgun sequence and contains:
- the LOC120684481 gene encoding uncharacterized protein LOC120684481, with product MAGPSGGEDKGDGEKDILLSFFCNECGILLRDVAEIFDHHEITAHEGTFSSMRDQHDLKCDMCKEQFSLRSESDKHMSKHAEHRTFTLIDYDPAEFQTPPRLISKGGGTSVPRKLIKKKPSKKNTDLTPRPFDFDDYYTEDEEKLDDVLSEKEDDYYDDSEQESLSEEDDYEDPKDPDFDPELESDVSDDVDKSFYHDISGFFARATISEFELSDGSIYPDDASPEFDTLRTLKKFGIDIKERKKLRKDFVIAEGVLHEVALRRVKRVQALFEKRGYFVSAKRRTEGKEAYVFNEALGQLCRASFGGSRCGEAKGRRMKVILDVIANIL